The following coding sequences are from one Nilaparvata lugens isolate BPH chromosome 4, ASM1435652v1, whole genome shotgun sequence window:
- the LOC111055486 gene encoding uncharacterized protein LOC111055486 translates to MLKLVRSMLLMAVLAVLFRTSFSSCCGLNNAVPIADLYSDLSSSTDDEGSPHRRRRPPPAGKTAAKNDAKQTSRRGRPPPAGKTAAKNDAKPKKTGHNPKK, encoded by the coding sequence GTGCGTTCTATGTTGCTGATGGCTGTGTTGGCAGTCCTGTTTCGTACGTCATTCTCCAGCTGTTGTGGTCTGAATAATGCTGTACCTATAGCTGATCTCTATAGTGACTTGTCATCATCAACAGATGATGAAGGGTCACCACATCGACGACGTCGACCTCCTCCAGCCGGAAAGACGGCCGCAAAAAATGATGCCAAGCAGACATCTCGACGAGGACGACCTCCCCCAGCCGGAAAGACGGCCGCCAAGAATGATGCTAAGCCAAAGAAGACTGGCCACAATCCAAAAAAATAG